From Candidatus Palauibacter scopulicola, the proteins below share one genomic window:
- a CDS encoding zinc ribbon domain-containing protein, producing MPIYEYRCRECSHEFELLVRGSMTPACPPCGSAELDRLISLPRVHSDARRERSLAAAKKRDAKLGSERTRAQREYELSHND from the coding sequence ATGCCGATATACGAGTACCGGTGCCGCGAGTGTTCACACGAGTTCGAACTCCTGGTGCGGGGTTCCATGACGCCCGCGTGCCCTCCGTGCGGGAGTGCGGAGCTGGACCGACTCATCTCCCTTCCACGCGTCCACTCCGATGCGCGCAGGGAACGGTCGCTCGCCGCGGCGAAGAAACGCGACGCGAAGCTCGGGAGCGAACGCACGCGGGCGCAGCGGGAGTACGAGCTGAGCCACAACGACTGA